In one window of Spodoptera frugiperda isolate SF20-4 chromosome 11, AGI-APGP_CSIRO_Sfru_2.0, whole genome shotgun sequence DNA:
- the LOC118275022 gene encoding uncharacterized protein LOC118275022 yields MPPPGEKKPNQVEQKVVDPEAELSNAVRIYLKLAPQCSVAKRAGGIPQLAPQEKQLSILAHELHETLLCINLARKGQHAVRDANVKSGTRKSIVEYEQLESVLRDERAQQAELDCLNYLAQKNVIELSKKVPTEADELGMIENANNRLRRMENRLDLATKRFCVVNADNKKVREEIHRLLVERNGFNIQWNRTIGKLVKGKMYLMDIFEIASVAFADRDECCRKLEALKWKGLFQLNRDIAEMQAFEGELNHLAKLEEFLRVKGSRRICEADEKEEIKRQEEIQACEQDIAKHDALLDEIFDYAGCERVPLIINRFQISEIENFSCFILLCQVLQESIILRREQDVMKQRIFDQRDLNEAREEQQDKRIAKMTQQLADLRASTQLKQELNNQADATILRVLKGIDELVKLARCDCTSLLSLLGNHTEVTKWNVSKFLKILETEVKTLIQVAYGAVKPPAPTPKGRKGPAEPPATKLVADPHVEIVRPNRIEKLVPYQPCAYCVEDYIMNLVFETPAVPATKEYVESIFHLEDINTKFEIYTLTIPAKRHPFRGKQD; encoded by the exons ATGCCTCCCCCAGGAGAAAAGAAGCCTAACCAGGTTGAACAGAAAGTGGTGGACCCTGAAGCAGAACTCAGTAATGCTGTCAGAATT TACTTGAAACTCGCGCCGCAATGCAGCGTGGCGAAGAGAGCTGGTGGTATACCGCAGCTCGCTCCTCAGGAGAAGCAGCTCAGCATCCTCGCGCATGAACTTCATGAGACGCTGTTATGCATCAAT CTTGCAAGAAAAGGACAGCATGCGGTTCGCGACGCCAACGTCAAAAGTGGTACCCGTAAGTCTATAGTGGAGTATGAGCAGTTGGAGTCAGTGCTCAGGGATGAGAGGGCGCAGCAAGCTGAACTGGACTGCCTCAACTATCTGGCACAGAAGAATGTCATTGAACTCTCCAAGAAAGTACCTACTGAAGCTGAT GAATTAGGCATGATTGAGAACGCCAACAATCGTCTTCGACGCATGGAAAATAGACTCGACCTGGCTACGAAGAGATTCTGTGTCGTCAACGCGGATAACAAGAAAGTGCGAGAAGAAATACACAGGCTCCTTGTTGAGAG AAACGGCTTCAATATCCAATGGAACCGCACCATCGGCAAGCTGGTCAAAGGCAAGATGTACCTGATGGATATATTCGAGATAGCCTCCGTGGCATTCGCAGACAGAGACGAGTGCTGTCGCAAGCTAGAAGCTCTCAAGTGGAAAGGACTCTTCCAACTAAATAGGGATATTGCT GAGATGCAAGCTTTTGAAGGTGAACTGAACCACCTAGCGAAGCTCGAAGAGTTTCTGCGTGTGAAAGGTTCACGGAGGATCTGCGAGGCTGACGAGAAGGAGGAGATAAAGAGACAGGAGGAGATACAAGCCTGTGAACAGGATATTGCCAAACATGATGCCTTGCTTGATGAGATATTT GACTACGCTGGTTGCGAGAGAGTGCCCCTCATCATTAATCGCTTCCAAATCAGTGAGATCGAGAACTTCTCCTGTTTCATACTGCTCTGTCAAGTGCTGCAGGAGTCTATCATTCTCAGGAGAGAACAGGATGTGATGAAGCAAAGAATCT TTGACCAACGGGATTTAAATGAGGCTCGCGAGGAGCAACAGGATAAACGAATAGCGAAAATGACGCAGCAATTGGCAGACCTTCGTGCCAGTACTCAGCTGAAGCAAGAACTTAACAATCAAGCTGATGCTACCATTCTCAGGGTGCTGAAGGGAATCGACGAGCTTGTCAA ATTAGCGAGATGTGACTGTACTTCATTGCTCTCACTCCTCGGCAACCACACTGAGGTGACCAAGTGGAACGTCTCCAAGTTCCTAAAGATTCTGGAGACGGAAGTCAAAACTCTTATACAAGTTGCTTATGGGGCTGTCAAG ccTCCAGCCCCAACGCCCAAAGGACGCAAAGGTCCGGCGGAACCTCCCGCTACTAAACTTGTGGCCGATCCGCACGTTGAGATCGTACGACCGAACAGAATTGAGAAGCTTGTACCTTACCAACCTTGCGCATA TTGCGTGGAGGATTACATAATGAACCTAGTGTTTGAGACGCCAGCGGTGCCTGCCACAAAGGAATACGTCGAATCTATATTCCATCTCGAAGATATAAACACGAAATTCGAGATCTATACTTTAACTATACCAGC aAAACGCCATCCTTTCCGAGGAAAGCAAGACTGA